A region from the Kribbella shirazensis genome encodes:
- a CDS encoding LacI family DNA-binding transcriptional regulator: protein MTRLKGRVTLATVAGSAGVSVATVSKVLNGRSDVSPATRARVQEVLERHGYVGRRPEPVQRDTVELFYQGVVNAYSVEVIQGVVEAGQAAGVDVVLSSHPRHPPTANAAASGRAAPWIRHLVGSGRRAVIGITSELSDADLAALSRARLPLVVIDPANTPEPGVTSVGSTNFAGGMAATQHLLSLGHRRIAYVGGKPTSGCNQARMSGYRSAMESVGAAVPPEYIWLSDFLYDDGLAGGTKLLDLRDRPTAIFAGSDEVALGILEAARARGLRVPEDLSLVGFDDTEVARLASPPLTTVRQPLREMGAVALRTALQLAAGEPVASHHVELATSLIIRGSAAPHGLSSIAAS, encoded by the coding sequence ATGACGCGGTTGAAGGGTCGGGTGACCCTGGCGACCGTCGCCGGGTCGGCCGGCGTCTCGGTCGCCACGGTCTCCAAGGTGCTGAACGGGCGCAGCGACGTCTCACCGGCCACCCGCGCCCGGGTCCAGGAGGTCCTCGAGCGGCACGGGTACGTCGGACGGCGTCCGGAGCCCGTGCAGCGGGACACGGTCGAGCTGTTCTACCAGGGCGTGGTCAACGCCTATTCGGTCGAGGTGATCCAGGGCGTCGTCGAGGCCGGTCAGGCCGCCGGTGTCGACGTCGTGCTGAGCTCCCATCCGAGGCATCCGCCGACCGCGAACGCGGCGGCGTCCGGCCGGGCGGCGCCCTGGATCCGGCACCTTGTCGGGAGCGGCCGCCGGGCGGTGATCGGCATCACCAGCGAGCTGTCCGACGCCGACCTCGCCGCGCTGTCCCGGGCCCGGCTGCCGCTGGTCGTCATCGACCCGGCGAACACTCCGGAGCCCGGTGTCACCAGCGTCGGCTCGACGAACTTCGCCGGCGGGATGGCCGCGACGCAGCACCTGCTGTCCCTCGGCCACCGCCGGATCGCGTACGTCGGGGGCAAGCCGACGTCCGGGTGCAACCAGGCGCGGATGAGCGGGTACCGCAGCGCGATGGAGTCGGTCGGCGCCGCGGTACCGCCGGAGTACATCTGGCTGAGCGACTTCCTGTACGACGACGGGCTGGCCGGCGGCACCAAGCTGCTCGACCTGCGCGACCGGCCGACCGCGATCTTCGCCGGCAGCGACGAGGTCGCGCTCGGGATCCTCGAGGCGGCGCGGGCGCGCGGTCTGCGGGTGCCGGAGGACCTCAGCCTGGTCGGCTTCGACGACACCGAGGTCGCCCGGCTGGCCTCGCCGCCGCTGACCACGGTGCGGCAGCCGCTGCGCGAGATGGGCGCGGTCGCGCTCCGGACCGCGCTGCAGCTGGCCGCGGGCGAGCCGGTCGCGTCGCACCACGTCGAGCTGGCGACCTCGCTGATCATCCGCGGCTCGGCCGCACCGCACGGCCTGTCGTCGATCGCCGCGTCCTGA
- a CDS encoding ABC transporter ATP-binding protein produces MEVVRLRKVSKRYGRREILADVDLHLNAGELLALVGANGSGKSTVLRLMVGLSRPSAGTVRRNARVVAYVPDVFTSHDRLSAAAYLTHMGRIRGLSTSTARDRAHALLDRLALSGGADTPMRKLSKGNAQKVALAQALLDPPQLLVLDEPWSGLDATAHSTLRELLTETAEQGAAVAFTEHSADVVRSTATRVCELDHGRLTALRHQTELTELRLIPGAAIDWDDHPDVVEVRRTEAAVTVTLPTGRHDAALLTALNHGWSVLTVRQVNPE; encoded by the coding sequence ATGGAAGTGGTCCGGCTGCGGAAGGTCTCCAAGCGGTACGGGCGCCGGGAGATCCTGGCGGACGTCGACCTGCACCTGAACGCCGGTGAGCTGCTGGCGCTGGTCGGCGCGAACGGCTCCGGCAAGTCGACCGTCCTGCGGCTGATGGTCGGGCTGTCGCGACCGTCCGCGGGAACGGTACGGCGCAACGCCCGCGTCGTCGCCTACGTGCCGGACGTCTTCACGTCGCACGACCGGCTGTCCGCGGCGGCGTACCTGACGCACATGGGACGGATCCGGGGACTCAGCACGAGTACGGCGCGGGACCGCGCGCACGCGCTGCTCGACCGGCTCGCGCTCTCGGGCGGGGCGGACACCCCGATGCGGAAGCTGTCGAAAGGCAACGCGCAGAAGGTCGCGCTGGCGCAGGCGCTGCTCGATCCACCGCAGCTGCTCGTCCTCGACGAGCCCTGGTCCGGCCTCGACGCCACCGCCCACTCCACCCTGCGCGAACTCCTCACCGAGACCGCGGAACAGGGCGCCGCAGTCGCGTTCACCGAGCACTCCGCCGACGTCGTCCGCTCGACCGCCACCCGGGTCTGCGAACTCGATCACGGCAGGCTCACCGCCTTGCGCCACCAGACCGAGCTCACCGAGCTGCGGCTGATCCCCGGCGCCGCCATCGACTGGGACGATCACCCCGACGTCGTCGAGGTACGGCGTACCGAGGCCGCCGTCACCGTGACGCTGCCGACCGGCCGGCACGACGCGGCGCTGCTCACCGCCCTCAACCACGGCTGGTCGGTCCTCACCGTTCGGCAGGTGAATCCCGAGTGA
- a CDS encoding MFS transporter: MSTYRAIFANREFRNLWISSALGNASSTMTSLTLAILVDAATGSALLAATIMFGPSLAQVLGVSTLMSAADTARPRRVLTLLAALSTVAVGIQAAVDLSPGLRLVLSLAVAYGLSIGAGVRWGLLGEVVRSDQFVLGRSAMNLSVGAMQIAGFGVAGVLLQAVSPSTVLWIATGCALLAVPVIRFGLQDRAPRRVARTGLAETWRGNRRLLAERRTRPLLLALALPNGLIVGCEALFVPYAGPRAGWLLAAGAAGMMTGDLVVGRYLTRRRRLVVARWLRFLLAVPFLGFAFELPLAVLCVLVAIGSSGYAASLAQQEILVDLTPAELRGQVLGLESALRMTTFGVVAILAGALADLTSAAPVMTAFAVASLVVSAALTRPLARIGSPHGSGPAAEGLQAVRAPGDPGGRRPAPERR, from the coding sequence ATGAGCACGTACCGCGCGATCTTCGCCAACCGGGAGTTCCGGAACCTGTGGATCAGCAGCGCGCTGGGCAATGCGTCGTCGACGATGACCAGCCTGACGCTCGCGATCCTGGTCGACGCCGCCACCGGGTCCGCCTTGCTCGCGGCGACGATCATGTTCGGGCCGTCGCTCGCCCAGGTGCTCGGTGTGTCCACGCTGATGTCCGCCGCGGACACCGCCCGGCCGCGTCGGGTGCTGACGCTGCTCGCGGCGCTCTCGACCGTTGCGGTCGGCATCCAAGCCGCGGTCGACCTGTCCCCCGGCCTCCGGCTCGTCCTCTCGCTGGCGGTCGCCTACGGGCTCTCGATCGGGGCCGGCGTCCGCTGGGGACTGCTCGGCGAGGTGGTGCGGTCCGACCAGTTCGTCCTCGGCCGGTCCGCGATGAACCTGTCGGTCGGCGCGATGCAGATCGCCGGCTTCGGTGTCGCGGGCGTCCTCCTGCAGGCGGTCAGCCCGTCGACTGTGCTGTGGATCGCGACGGGCTGCGCCCTCCTCGCCGTACCGGTCATCCGGTTCGGCCTGCAGGACCGCGCGCCGCGCCGGGTTGCGCGCACCGGCCTCGCCGAGACCTGGCGCGGCAACCGGCGGTTGCTGGCCGAACGCCGCACTCGTCCGCTGCTGCTCGCGCTCGCACTCCCCAACGGCCTGATCGTCGGCTGCGAAGCCCTCTTCGTCCCGTACGCCGGTCCGCGTGCGGGCTGGCTGTTGGCCGCTGGAGCCGCGGGCATGATGACCGGGGACCTCGTCGTCGGCCGCTACCTCACCCGGCGGCGCCGGCTCGTCGTGGCCCGCTGGCTGCGGTTCCTGCTGGCCGTACCGTTCCTGGGGTTCGCGTTCGAGCTCCCACTCGCGGTGCTCTGCGTCCTGGTCGCGATCGGAAGCAGTGGTTACGCCGCGTCGCTCGCGCAGCAGGAGATCCTCGTCGACCTCACTCCGGCCGAGTTGCGCGGCCAGGTTCTCGGGCTGGAGTCCGCGCTGCGGATGACGACGTTCGGCGTGGTCGCGATTCTGGCCGGTGCGCTCGCCGACCTGACGTCGGCCGCTCCGGTGATGACTGCCTTCGCCGTCGCGTCCCTGGTGGTCTCCGCCGCCCTGACCCGACCGCTCGCCCGGATAGGCTCGCCGCATGGAAGTGGTCCGGCTGCGGAAGGTCTCCAAGCGGTACGGGCGCCGGGAGATCCTGGCGGACGTCGACCTGCACCTGAACGCCGGTGA
- a CDS encoding ArsR/SmtB family transcription factor — MSEFLVDADTLANARFGTSQLTETVSALKLLRAPVEPWFRPWKDAHSAAFQAAVAANPVWKALLDSAFGRSWVADFLTVPPLEPDLTLEAELAYLTSLDDDHIRADLSVVRTPLPSVLVSSSGLAAEAAELLRWVWRTTVEPDWPRRLRVLQADIVSRTSRLSEQGWSGVLRGLGPDVRWLGDGRIQVNRWDYPVTDVRGRDLMFIAAHTQRVNVSWRLPDRFALTYAVTGIFATTATPGEPLVQLLGRNRARILVEAAEPVSTTLLVATTGLSLATISDHLRVLTDAGLLERRRSGRSVLYWQSDTGRRVAQRPG; from the coding sequence TTGTCCGAGTTCCTGGTCGATGCCGACACCCTCGCGAACGCGCGGTTCGGTACGTCGCAACTCACCGAGACGGTGTCCGCGCTCAAGCTGCTGCGCGCGCCGGTGGAGCCGTGGTTCCGGCCGTGGAAGGACGCGCACAGTGCCGCGTTCCAGGCCGCGGTGGCGGCGAACCCGGTCTGGAAGGCACTCCTGGACAGCGCCTTCGGGCGGAGCTGGGTCGCGGACTTCCTGACCGTGCCGCCGCTCGAGCCCGACCTCACGCTGGAGGCGGAGCTCGCGTACCTGACCTCGCTCGACGACGACCACATCCGTGCGGACCTGAGCGTCGTCCGGACACCCCTGCCGTCGGTCCTGGTCTCGTCGTCCGGGCTCGCCGCGGAGGCGGCGGAGTTGCTGCGCTGGGTGTGGCGGACGACGGTCGAGCCGGACTGGCCGCGGCGGCTGCGGGTCCTGCAGGCCGACATCGTGTCGCGGACGTCGCGACTCAGCGAGCAGGGTTGGTCCGGAGTACTGCGTGGGCTCGGTCCGGACGTGCGCTGGCTCGGTGACGGGCGGATCCAGGTGAACCGCTGGGACTACCCGGTGACCGACGTTCGCGGGCGCGACCTGATGTTCATCGCGGCGCACACCCAGCGCGTCAACGTCAGTTGGCGGCTGCCGGACCGGTTCGCACTGACGTACGCCGTGACCGGCATCTTCGCGACCACCGCGACTCCCGGCGAACCGTTGGTGCAGCTGCTCGGCCGCAACCGCGCCCGCATCCTGGTCGAAGCGGCCGAGCCGGTCAGCACGACATTGCTGGTCGCCACCACCGGTCTGTCACTCGCCACCATCTCCGACCACCTGCGTGTCCTGACCGACGCCGGGTTGCTGGAGCGCCGGCGCTCCGGACGGTCGGTCCTCTACTGGCAGTCCGACACCGGCCGCCGCGTGGCACAACGGCCGGGTTAA
- a CDS encoding glycoside hydrolase family 3 protein, protein MNFDDLLGRLTLEEKVLVLTGQDFWSTHPLPSIGLRSMVLSDGPSGVRGAVWDERDPSLNLPSATALSSSWDVGIAHRYGVVSALEARRKDVDVVLGPTINLHRSPLGGRHFEAFSEDPVLTADLAAAYVAGVQELGVGATPKHYVANDFETDRFTADVAVDERTLREVYLLAFEKAVTESRAWLVMSAYNSINGATASENDLLETPLNTDWGFDGVVVSDWTAVRSLESAKHAQDLAMPGPVGAWGDALVDAVRSGEIEEAAIDRKVRRILSLAARVGALEGFAKPADPPSVDGVAFARTAAAEGTVLLRNEGALPWRPEALTKVAVIGHNARDARTQGGGSATVIPESVVSPLDGVRAALPGAEITYAIGAVVQEGVAELSPSAMTNPATGGPGARVRFLDADGSELFAEDRFASRLVYIGGAAPIGRTSTFEFHTRYTPSETGTIRLGFASVGLGRIFVDGALAGELTAVPEGTDPAEIVLAPPSVSTPVEVTAGEPIDLRVELELAKHDGAFAEAMAVTIGVEPGDDDPQVLIDEAVAAARAADVALVVVGTNARVESEGYDRTTLALPGRQDDLVRAVAAANPRTVVVVNAGSPVLLPWRDDVAAVLATYFGGQQYGDALADVLLGRSEPGGRLPTTWPRTQDDVPVIDVTPQDGVLRYDEGIHIGYRAWLKAGTEPAYEFGHGLGYTTWELSDLRANDPSSVALTVRNTGERAGKHVVQVYVERPGSTVDRPVRWLAGFAVVRLDASQAREITVQLHEHAFEHWADGWTTEPGTFTIRAGSSVSDLPLSAELQLP, encoded by the coding sequence ATGAACTTCGACGATCTCCTCGGCCGCCTGACCCTCGAGGAGAAGGTCCTGGTCCTGACCGGCCAGGACTTCTGGTCCACGCATCCGCTGCCCTCGATCGGACTGCGGTCGATGGTGCTGTCCGACGGCCCGAGCGGCGTCCGCGGTGCGGTCTGGGACGAGCGGGACCCGTCGCTCAACCTCCCGTCGGCCACGGCGCTCTCGTCGTCCTGGGATGTCGGCATCGCGCACCGGTACGGCGTGGTGTCGGCGCTCGAGGCCCGCCGGAAGGACGTCGACGTCGTCCTCGGCCCGACGATCAATCTCCATCGATCGCCCCTGGGCGGCCGGCACTTCGAGGCGTTCAGCGAGGATCCCGTCCTGACCGCCGACCTGGCCGCGGCGTACGTCGCCGGCGTCCAGGAGCTCGGCGTCGGCGCCACCCCGAAGCACTACGTGGCGAACGACTTCGAGACCGACCGCTTCACCGCGGACGTCGCGGTCGACGAGCGCACGCTGCGCGAGGTCTACCTGCTCGCCTTCGAGAAGGCCGTCACCGAGTCCCGCGCGTGGCTGGTGATGAGCGCCTACAACTCGATCAACGGCGCGACCGCGTCGGAGAACGACCTGCTCGAGACCCCGCTCAACACGGACTGGGGTTTCGACGGCGTCGTCGTCAGCGACTGGACCGCGGTACGCAGCCTGGAGAGCGCCAAGCACGCGCAGGACCTGGCGATGCCCGGCCCGGTCGGCGCCTGGGGCGACGCGCTTGTCGACGCCGTCCGCTCCGGCGAGATCGAGGAAGCCGCGATCGACCGCAAGGTACGGCGAATTCTCTCGCTCGCGGCCCGCGTCGGTGCGCTCGAGGGCTTCGCGAAGCCGGCCGATCCGCCGTCCGTCGACGGCGTCGCCTTCGCCCGTACGGCGGCCGCGGAGGGCACCGTTCTGCTCCGGAACGAGGGTGCGCTCCCCTGGCGTCCGGAGGCGCTGACGAAGGTCGCGGTGATCGGTCACAACGCCCGCGACGCCCGCACCCAGGGCGGCGGCAGCGCGACGGTGATCCCGGAGTCGGTGGTCTCACCGCTCGACGGCGTACGGGCGGCGCTGCCCGGCGCCGAGATCACCTACGCGATCGGCGCCGTCGTCCAGGAAGGTGTCGCCGAGCTGTCGCCGTCCGCCATGACCAACCCGGCGACCGGCGGTCCCGGCGCCCGCGTCCGGTTCCTGGACGCCGACGGATCGGAGCTGTTCGCCGAGGACCGGTTCGCCAGCAGGCTCGTGTACATCGGGGGTGCCGCGCCGATCGGCAGGACGTCGACGTTCGAGTTCCACACCCGGTACACGCCGTCCGAAACCGGCACGATCCGGCTCGGCTTCGCGTCGGTCGGGCTCGGCCGCATCTTCGTGGACGGCGCGCTCGCCGGTGAGCTCACCGCCGTACCGGAGGGCACCGATCCCGCCGAGATCGTGCTGGCGCCGCCGTCGGTCTCCACGCCCGTCGAGGTCACCGCCGGCGAACCGATCGACCTCCGGGTCGAGCTCGAACTCGCCAAGCACGACGGCGCGTTCGCCGAGGCGATGGCCGTCACGATCGGCGTGGAGCCGGGCGACGACGACCCGCAGGTCCTGATCGACGAGGCGGTCGCGGCGGCCCGTGCCGCCGACGTCGCGCTGGTTGTCGTCGGCACCAATGCGCGAGTCGAGTCCGAAGGGTACGACCGGACCACGCTCGCGCTCCCCGGCCGCCAGGACGACCTGGTCCGCGCGGTCGCGGCCGCGAACCCGCGCACAGTCGTCGTCGTGAACGCGGGCTCCCCGGTGCTCCTCCCCTGGCGGGACGACGTGGCGGCGGTGCTGGCGACGTACTTCGGTGGTCAGCAGTACGGCGACGCGCTCGCCGACGTGCTCCTCGGCCGGAGCGAGCCGGGTGGGCGTCTTCCCACGACATGGCCGCGTACACAGGACGACGTACCGGTCATCGACGTCACGCCGCAGGACGGGGTACTGCGGTACGACGAGGGCATCCACATCGGGTACCGCGCGTGGCTCAAGGCGGGGACCGAGCCGGCGTACGAGTTCGGGCACGGTCTGGGCTACACCACGTGGGAGCTGTCGGACCTGCGGGCGAACGATCCGTCGTCCGTCGCGCTGACCGTCCGCAACACCGGCGAGCGCGCCGGCAAGCACGTCGTCCAGGTGTACGTCGAACGTCCCGGCAGCACCGTCGACCGTCCGGTGCGCTGGCTGGCCGGATTCGCCGTCGTACGGCTGGACGCGAGCCAGGCCCGGGAAATCACGGTGCAACTGCACGAGCATGCCTTCGAGCACTGGGCCGACGGCTGGACCACGGAACCCGGAACCTTCACGATCCGAGCCGGCTCGTCGGTCTCGGACCTACCGCTCTCTGCCGAGCTCCAGCTTCCTTAA
- a CDS encoding TetR/AcrR family transcriptional regulator encodes MAGSRGPYAKGVAKRAEILRAALEVIARQGYRKTSTREVAAAAGLSEAGMLHYFGSKEKLFEAVLRARDEADLARFDSADAIGNLTAIVRHNGSVPGLVQLYSTFSAEAGDPEHSSHEYFVDRYAGVRRALADAVRARQAAGTFDSAADPDAIATLLIALSDGLQVQSQYDLDTDPGDVFDHLLDLLGGAARDS; translated from the coding sequence ATGGCTGGTTCCCGGGGTCCGTACGCGAAGGGCGTCGCGAAGCGCGCCGAGATCCTGCGGGCGGCGCTGGAGGTGATCGCGCGGCAGGGGTACCGGAAGACGTCGACGCGCGAAGTGGCCGCTGCGGCCGGGCTGAGCGAAGCCGGGATGCTGCACTACTTCGGCTCGAAGGAGAAGCTGTTCGAGGCTGTCCTGCGAGCGCGGGACGAGGCCGACCTGGCCCGGTTCGACAGCGCCGACGCGATCGGCAACCTGACCGCGATCGTCCGCCACAACGGATCGGTGCCGGGGCTCGTGCAGCTCTACTCGACGTTCTCCGCGGAGGCGGGCGACCCCGAGCACAGCTCGCACGAGTACTTCGTCGACCGGTACGCCGGGGTTCGCCGGGCGCTCGCCGACGCGGTCCGCGCCCGCCAGGCGGCAGGCACGTTCGACTCTGCGGCCGACCCGGATGCGATCGCGACGCTGCTGATCGCCTTGTCCGACGGCCTCCAGGTCCAGTCGCAGTACGACCTGGACACCGATCCGGGCGACGTGTTCGATCACCTGCTCGACCTGCTGGGTGGAGCCGCGCGGGATAGTTGA
- a CDS encoding CPBP family intramembrane glutamic endopeptidase, whose translation MTRAAEDPPRPADAVDSGDFGVSRRVLTREVWLVLALSLGASAVAAIISLTGVLTSGKAISGQTAVIVGSRAPGRPWLDLAWQVFAVVTALVPVALVGHFLARGRESFRTIGFDLRDRIRDLGRGTAVAAAVGGAGLLFYIGAHATGANLTVDPSQLPGNWWRIPILIAVSAQNAVLEEVIVLGYLNHRLDQLGWSVGRATATSALLRGSYHLYQGLGGFAGNVVMGVIFSYLYRRWGRVMPLVVAHTLIDTAALIGATYLLGHVSWLPS comes from the coding sequence ATGACGCGCGCCGCCGAAGACCCGCCCCGACCGGCGGACGCAGTCGACTCTGGTGACTTCGGTGTGAGTCGGCGGGTGCTGACGCGGGAGGTCTGGCTGGTGCTGGCCCTGTCGCTGGGAGCGTCGGCAGTCGCGGCGATCATCTCGCTGACGGGGGTGCTGACGTCGGGGAAGGCGATCAGCGGGCAGACGGCGGTGATCGTAGGCTCCCGGGCGCCGGGGCGGCCGTGGCTGGACCTGGCGTGGCAGGTGTTCGCGGTGGTGACCGCGCTGGTGCCGGTCGCGCTGGTCGGTCACTTCCTGGCGCGCGGCCGGGAGTCGTTCCGGACGATCGGGTTCGACCTGCGGGACCGGATCCGCGATCTCGGACGCGGTACGGCGGTTGCGGCCGCCGTCGGCGGAGCGGGGCTGCTGTTCTACATCGGCGCCCACGCGACCGGCGCGAACCTAACCGTCGACCCGTCACAGCTGCCCGGCAACTGGTGGCGGATCCCGATCCTGATCGCGGTGTCGGCGCAGAACGCCGTACTCGAGGAAGTCATCGTGCTCGGCTACCTGAACCACCGTCTCGACCAGCTCGGCTGGTCGGTCGGACGCGCGACCGCGACGAGTGCGCTGCTGCGTGGGTCGTACCACCTCTACCAGGGCCTTGGCGGCTTCGCCGGCAACGTCGTCATGGGTGTGATCTTCAGCTACCTGTACCGCCGCTGGGGCCGCGTGATGCCGCTCGTCGTCGCGCACACACTGATCGACACGGCCGCCCTCATCGGCGCCACGTACCTGCTGGGCCACGTCTCCTGGCTGCCGAGCTGA
- a CDS encoding DUF1266 domain-containing protein: MFGKDKSPGSFDDVDVVNDLVDLGYAVGEADDHDEVLPRIEEPADGPWVAPTPVERLLYRDKDDPDVSGYLSILATAGVYHPVAITHAHQEPAKRQPIIAELGDGLRALSVYTVDVLPRPHPKVVYEFTTLRGLVEMLSDVDVLLVNPETPCQNALQLGDKMLQLMLQMHDEYWEPGYFSGRIITRQSNATEPGSLLHGLACGAQLCITNGYAWNTTEHHGNGYSAELALVEKWWDVKVRDDWQEIQRRLLDREVGTSSWDDVLHARNMLIEHFGGPVDGAQWRQYDESAIRQHVAQSGAPVRPGTNPELDRVIAARGELILMVLHCEERLREDGLIPDGRYVRTTAAWDLGRASAMARWGRSTRFCTQAEMFDALRELSQEAQRRYASWEEFGVGYLLGRCIQFDGDFSRNWYTEARDNHKLLLSNEQSPWVTVPFR; this comes from the coding sequence ATGTTTGGGAAGGACAAGAGCCCCGGATCCTTCGACGACGTCGACGTCGTCAACGACCTGGTCGATCTCGGGTATGCGGTCGGCGAGGCGGATGACCACGACGAGGTGCTCCCGCGGATCGAAGAGCCGGCCGACGGCCCCTGGGTGGCGCCGACGCCGGTCGAGAGACTGCTCTACCGGGACAAGGACGACCCGGATGTCTCCGGTTACCTGTCGATTCTCGCGACCGCCGGCGTCTACCACCCGGTGGCGATCACACACGCCCACCAGGAGCCGGCGAAGCGGCAGCCGATCATCGCCGAGTTGGGCGACGGGCTACGCGCGCTGTCCGTCTACACCGTGGACGTGCTGCCTCGCCCACACCCCAAGGTTGTGTACGAGTTCACCACGCTGCGCGGCCTGGTCGAGATGCTCAGCGACGTCGACGTCCTGCTGGTCAACCCGGAGACGCCGTGTCAGAACGCCCTGCAACTCGGCGACAAGATGCTCCAGCTGATGCTGCAGATGCATGACGAGTACTGGGAGCCTGGCTACTTCTCCGGCCGCATCATCACTCGTCAGAGCAACGCCACCGAGCCCGGCTCTCTGCTGCACGGCCTGGCCTGCGGCGCACAGCTCTGCATCACGAACGGCTACGCCTGGAACACCACGGAGCACCACGGCAACGGCTACAGCGCGGAACTCGCGCTGGTGGAGAAGTGGTGGGACGTCAAAGTCCGCGACGATTGGCAGGAGATCCAGCGTCGGCTGCTGGACCGCGAGGTCGGTACGTCGAGCTGGGACGACGTACTGCACGCCCGGAACATGCTGATCGAGCACTTCGGCGGCCCGGTCGACGGTGCCCAGTGGCGCCAGTACGACGAGTCGGCGATCCGCCAGCACGTCGCGCAGTCCGGCGCTCCCGTTCGTCCGGGCACGAACCCCGAACTCGACAGGGTCATAGCGGCTCGCGGCGAGTTGATCCTGATGGTCCTCCACTGCGAGGAGCGCCTCCGCGAAGACGGCCTGATCCCCGACGGCAGGTACGTCCGCACAACCGCAGCCTGGGACCTGGGCCGCGCCTCCGCCATGGCCCGCTGGGGCCGGAGCACCCGCTTCTGCACCCAGGCCGAGATGTTCGACGCCCTCCGCGAGCTCAGCCAGGAGGCCCAACGCCGCTACGCCTCGTGGGAGGAGTTCGGCGTCGGCTACCTCCTCGGCCGCTGCATCCAGTTCGACGGAGACTTCTCCCGGAACTGGTACACCGAGGCCCGCGACAACCATAAGCTTCTCCTCAGCAACGAGCAGAGCCCTTGGGTGACTGTCCCGTTCCGTTAG
- a CDS encoding GNAT family N-acetyltransferase, which produces MHRYGRDLLEIADELTTAYVEVFTAPPFEHRDPEETRRAFRKRLEADVERDGFQAWIERSGDGRIAGFLTGWTTPAPFRTDRSYGSVLDRLGTEQVEALLIGAFEVDELGVLQHARGTGLARRLLEAAGAANPRAWLLAWNQNHDAIAFYRHLGWTEPEVRGPEHDIVVFVSP; this is translated from the coding sequence GTGCACAGGTATGGGCGGGACCTTCTGGAGATCGCGGACGAACTCACCACGGCGTACGTCGAGGTCTTCACCGCGCCACCGTTCGAGCATCGGGACCCCGAGGAGACCCGGAGGGCGTTCCGGAAGCGGCTCGAGGCGGATGTCGAGCGGGACGGGTTCCAGGCGTGGATCGAGCGGTCCGGCGACGGGCGGATCGCCGGGTTCCTGACCGGCTGGACGACGCCGGCACCGTTCCGGACCGACCGTTCGTACGGCAGCGTCCTGGACCGGCTCGGAACCGAGCAGGTCGAGGCGCTGCTGATCGGCGCCTTCGAGGTGGACGAGCTCGGCGTGCTGCAGCACGCCCGCGGTACGGGTCTGGCCCGCCGCCTGCTCGAGGCGGCCGGCGCGGCGAACCCACGGGCCTGGCTGCTGGCGTGGAACCAGAACCACGACGCAATCGCCTTCTACCGCCACCTCGGCTGGACAGAGCCGGAGGTCCGCGGCCCCGAACACGACATCGTCGTCTTCGTCAGTCCCTGA
- a CDS encoding amidohydrolase family protein, with amino-acid sequence MLIDVHAHWGPWFFSMDVASIDVNIDGLDRFGIDLQLVSAIEAIVYDAPAGNRSLAEQLPADPRLRGMVVVDPRRLDEARTDLDELLAGDGRTRWVGAKIHSEYSRTPVSSPAMQAAIELTTEYGLPTLVHTWNDTVVDLADVAAQVPGARVIAGHMGAPGWPRVPEAADRSDRIWFEPCWSAPDANRIRWILDRIGPGRMMFGTDATLIDPSVALGALEAADLTPDEHEAITHRNATELFGL; translated from the coding sequence ATGCTGATCGACGTACACGCCCACTGGGGTCCGTGGTTCTTCTCGATGGACGTCGCGAGCATCGACGTGAACATTGACGGGCTCGACCGGTTCGGCATCGACCTCCAACTGGTCTCCGCGATCGAGGCCATCGTGTACGACGCCCCGGCCGGCAACCGCTCGCTCGCCGAACAGCTCCCGGCCGACCCGCGGCTGCGCGGCATGGTCGTCGTCGACCCGCGGCGCCTGGACGAGGCCCGGACCGATCTCGACGAGCTGCTCGCGGGGGACGGCCGGACACGCTGGGTCGGCGCGAAGATCCACAGCGAGTACAGCCGGACGCCGGTCAGCTCGCCCGCGATGCAGGCGGCGATCGAGCTCACCACGGAGTACGGCCTGCCCACGCTCGTGCACACCTGGAACGACACCGTCGTCGATCTCGCCGACGTCGCCGCCCAGGTCCCCGGGGCGCGGGTGATCGCCGGTCACATGGGCGCGCCCGGCTGGCCCCGGGTCCCGGAGGCCGCGGACCGCTCCGACCGGATCTGGTTCGAGCCGTGCTGGTCCGCCCCGGACGCGAACCGGATTCGCTGGATCCTGGACCGGATCGGCCCCGGCCGGATGATGTTCGGTACCGACGCCACGCTGATCGACCCGTCGGTGGCGCTCGGCGCCCTGGAAGCCGCCGACCTCACCCCCGACGAGCACGAGGCCATCACTCACCGCAACGCCACCGAGCTGTTCGGCCTCTGA